GCCTGTTTCACCGATTCCGGCTTTTCCCCGTGGAGCGCCGCGTATCCCGCGGCGAATGCGTCGGTCGCGCGGGCGCGGGCCGAGAGCTTCTCCGGGGCGATCCGGATCGCCGCGGCGGCGGCGTCCTGCGGCGCGTCGACGATCGCCGCGGCCCGGATCCAGGCGAGGTGGTCCCACGCGCGCTCGGAGGGATCGCGCGAGGTCGCCCGCTCCATCTCCGCGAGGCACCGCGCGGCGTCTTCCTTTCTTCCTTCCTGGAGGTACGCGTACTGGAGCCACTGCAGGGCGTGGTAGCTCGTCTGGCCGGAAGCCTTCCACGACGCCTCGTTGGACGCGACGACGTCGTCCCACATCCCGAGCGCGAGATAGATGTGAGAGGGCATGTGGAGGGCGTGGGTCGCCGCGGGCGCGATCTTCGAGTACGCCCGCGCCGCGGGAAGCGCCCGCGCGGCATGCGCGGGATCGTCGTAGCTGTGGATCACGTAATGCGCGGCGCCGGGATGGTCGGGCCGGCGCGCGAAAACCTCGGAAGCGAGCGCTCCCGCCTTTTCGTAGACGGGAACGTCGCGCTCCCCCTCGCAGCTCCCGAGGAGCGCAAGGGCGTAGAAGAGGGTCGCCTCGTCGTCTTTCGGGTTGGCTTCGTGGAGCCTTCGCATCTCCTCGGCGTACGCGCGGTCGCGCTCCTTCTTATCGCCGTGGGCGAAGAGGACCTCGACCGCGTGCAGGTATCCCTTCTCCCTCGGCGTCGGCGCGCGGGCGAGACGGGCCTGCGGCGTCGGGGCGAGCTTGTCGAGCGCCGAACGCGCCGCTTTCGCGTTTCGCTGGTTCCAGACGGGATGGTTCTCCGTCATCGCCTCCCCCCAGTACGCCATCGCGAAGCCGGGGTCGAGCGACTCCGCGCGCCGGAACTCGGCCGCCGCGTCCCCGTACTCGAAGCTGTGGAGGAGGAGGACGCCTCGGACGAACGCCGCCTGCGCGGCGGGCGATTGGGTCGACGTCGGAAAATCGAGATTCCCGAGCCGGCCGCCCCGGTCGGCCTGCGCCGACAGAAGCGCGGTGCAGCCGATCGCGACGAGTCCGGCCATCAAACGGCGAATCATGGGCGCCTCCCGCTCCATTCTATTCGCGGCGCCGGTGCTGCTCCTTCGACCCGTCGGAGCTCGGCCCGTGCCGCGAGTCGTGCTTTGCCGGGAACTTCAAGGCCGTCGCCGAGGCGCGGCAATCGGTCTCTCCGCCGCGCGAGCGCGCCTGCGCTTCAGGTCTGCCGCGCCTATCCGCCCCCTGGCGGTTCCGCGTGCACGAACTTCGGCTCCCGGATTCCCTTCCGGCGGATCTCCTGGTCCGGCTCGGGTCGCGTGTCCTTCTCGAACGCGTCGAGCCGCATGGGCTTCTTCGTCCTCGCCGACTCGTAGAGGGCGCGGATCACCCGGACGTCGGCGAGCCCTTCCCGGCCGTCCGGCTCCGGATCGCGCTCTCCGCGCACGCAGTCGGAGAAGTAGACGAGCTCCGGGCCGAACTGGTCGCGTTTGGCGAACGTCCGGCGGGAAGTTTTTCCTCTCGCGGCCGTGGTGAGCGTCATTTGTGCCGCGTACTCGTAGGCCGGATCGAGGCGCAGGCGCCCCTCGGTCCCGACGAGGTCATACGCGCCGGAGTCCGCCGCGCCGAAGCTGCAGGAGAACCCCGCCAGGCGGGCGCCGGGAAAACGGAGCATCGCGCTCGTCATCTCGTCCACTTCGGAGAAGCGCGGATCGTCGCTCGACCCCGAGAACGCCGCGACCTCTTCGGGCTCGGACCGGAAAAGGTATCGCGCGGCGTTGATGCAGTAGATCCCGATGTCGTACAGCGTCCCCCCTCCCATGCCCCGCTTCAACCGAATGTTGCCCTCGTCGCGGACCTGCATCGTGAACACCGAATCGAAGATCCGCGGCTCGCCGATCGTTCCCGACTCGACGGCATTGACGGCCGCGAGATTCGCGGCGTCGAAATGGAGGCGATACGCGACCATCAGCCGCACGTTGGCCTGGGCCGCCGCGCGGATCATGTCCCGGCACTCCCCTTCGGTGACCGCCATCGGCTTCTCGCACAGGACGTGCACGCCGGCCTGCGCCGCGCGCACGGCGTACTCCCGATGCATGCTGTTCGGCAGCGCGATGTAGACGGCGTCGATCTCTCCGCTCGCCAGCAGCGCGTCGTAGTCGGCGTATGAACGCCGGTGCTCGACGGAGTACTTTCGCCCGAGCTTCTTCAGCTTCTCGGGGTCGTCGGACACGAGCGCCGCGAGCTCGGAGTTGGCGGCGTGCTCGAAGGCCGGGAGCACCGCCGCCTGGGCGATGTAGCCGAGCCCGACGACCGCGTATCGCACCTTCTTTCCTTCCTTATCCCGCGACCGCGGCATGACTCACC
This portion of the Thermoanaerobaculia bacterium genome encodes:
- a CDS encoding Gfo/Idh/MocA family oxidoreductase, translated to MPRSRDKEGKKVRYAVVGLGYIAQAAVLPAFEHAANSELAALVSDDPEKLKKLGRKYSVEHRRSYADYDALLASGEIDAVYIALPNSMHREYAVRAAQAGVHVLCEKPMAVTEGECRDMIRAAAQANVRLMVAYRLHFDAANLAAVNAVESGTIGEPRIFDSVFTMQVRDEGNIRLKRGMGGGTLYDIGIYCINAARYLFRSEPEEVAAFSGSSDDPRFSEVDEMTSAMLRFPGARLAGFSCSFGAADSGAYDLVGTEGRLRLDPAYEYAAQMTLTTAARGKTSRRTFAKRDQFGPELVYFSDCVRGERDPEPDGREGLADVRVIRALYESARTKKPMRLDAFEKDTRPEPDQEIRRKGIREPKFVHAEPPGGG